A genomic segment from Pediococcus acidilactici encodes:
- a CDS encoding serine hydroxymethyltransferase has product MNYQEQDPQLWAAINREADRQQHNIELIASENIVSEAVRAAQGSVLTNKYAEGYPGRRYYGGCEYIDQVEQLAIDRAKELFGAEYANVQPHSGSQANAAAYAAFIKPGDKILGMDLNAGGHLTHGAKVSFSGTFYESVTYGIDPRTERLDYEQIRQIALKERPQMIVAGASAYSRIIDWQKFREIADEVGAYLMVDMAHIAGLVAVGLHPSPVGIADVVTTTTHKTLRGPRGGMILSQAKYAKQINFAVFPQNQGGPLEHVIAAKAVALGEALQPEFKDYQAQVIKNAQAMAAVFENEPDLHVVTGGTDNHLMTVDLTETGHNGKEIQDLLDTVYITLNKEAIPDEKLSPFKTSGIRIGTPAITTRGFNEADSRKVAELIIRAIHHVDEPEVLAQIKKEVFELTDQYPLS; this is encoded by the coding sequence ATGAACTACCAAGAACAGGATCCACAATTGTGGGCGGCAATTAATCGGGAAGCCGATCGCCAACAACACAATATTGAATTGATTGCTTCAGAAAACATTGTTTCGGAAGCAGTTCGGGCTGCTCAAGGCAGCGTGTTGACTAATAAGTACGCGGAAGGATATCCGGGACGTCGTTACTATGGTGGTTGTGAATACATCGACCAAGTGGAACAGTTAGCCATCGACCGGGCTAAGGAATTGTTTGGGGCCGAATATGCTAACGTGCAGCCTCATTCGGGGTCCCAAGCTAACGCTGCCGCATACGCCGCATTCATTAAACCAGGCGACAAAATTCTTGGAATGGATTTGAACGCCGGTGGACACTTGACGCACGGTGCCAAGGTTAGCTTTAGCGGTACTTTTTACGAATCGGTGACCTATGGAATTGACCCCCGGACCGAACGGTTAGATTACGAACAAATTCGGCAAATTGCTTTGAAGGAACGCCCTCAAATGATTGTGGCGGGTGCTTCAGCATACAGCCGCATTATCGATTGGCAAAAGTTCCGAGAAATTGCTGACGAAGTGGGTGCCTACTTAATGGTGGATATGGCACACATTGCTGGTTTAGTAGCGGTGGGTCTACACCCATCTCCGGTAGGCATTGCCGATGTTGTCACCACCACCACCCATAAAACTCTGCGGGGTCCGCGGGGTGGAATGATTTTATCGCAGGCAAAGTACGCAAAACAAATTAACTTCGCGGTCTTTCCACAAAATCAAGGAGGCCCGCTAGAACACGTGATTGCAGCTAAAGCGGTCGCCCTAGGGGAAGCTCTGCAGCCTGAATTTAAGGATTACCAAGCCCAAGTTATTAAAAACGCCCAGGCGATGGCAGCGGTTTTTGAAAACGAACCTGACCTCCACGTCGTTACCGGCGGGACTGACAATCATTTAATGACGGTAGATTTAACTGAAACTGGACATAATGGTAAAGAAATCCAAGATTTATTAGATACCGTTTATATCACGCTAAACAAAGAGGCCATTCCTGACGAAAAATTAAGCCCGTTTAAGACATCGGGGATTCGAATCGGGACGCCGGCCATCACTACCAGAGGCTTTAACGAGGCGGACAGCCGGAAAGTGGCGGAATTGATCATTCGTGCAATTCACCACGTTGATGAACCCGAAGTACTCGCTCAAATTAAAAAGGAAGTTTTTGAATTAACGGACCAATATCCGCTATCTTAA
- a CDS encoding thymidine kinase, with protein MAQLFFHYGAMNSGKSIEILKVAHNYEEQDKQVVLMTSGIDTRSGVGEISSRIGLRRDAFPIFDDTDIFATIKQVDSNPACVLIDEAQFLKKHHVLELAKVVDELGIPVMTFGLKNDFRNELFEGSKYLLLYADKIVEMKTICWFCKHKALMNLRVHNGKPVYEGEQVQIGGNESYYPVCRRHYFNPLIEEMRN; from the coding sequence ATGGCACAGTTATTTTTCCATTATGGAGCCATGAATAGTGGCAAATCGATTGAGATTTTAAAAGTAGCTCACAATTACGAAGAGCAGGATAAGCAGGTTGTTTTAATGACTAGTGGCATTGACACCCGTTCTGGAGTTGGTGAAATTTCCAGCCGAATTGGTTTGCGTCGGGATGCATTCCCAATTTTTGACGATACCGACATTTTTGCGACAATTAAGCAGGTAGACAGCAATCCCGCGTGCGTGTTGATTGACGAAGCTCAATTTTTAAAGAAACACCACGTATTAGAGTTAGCCAAGGTGGTCGATGAGTTGGGCATTCCGGTAATGACCTTCGGCTTAAAAAACGACTTCCGTAACGAACTTTTCGAAGGCTCTAAGTACCTTTTACTGTATGCGGATAAGATTGTCGAAATGAAGACGATTTGTTGGTTCTGCAAACATAAGGCGCTAATGAATTTACGGGTGCATAATGGCAAACCCGTCTACGAGGGTGAGCAAGTCCAAATTGGGGGAAACGAATCTTACTATCCGGTTTGCCGACGTCACTACTTTAACCCACTAATTGAAGAAATGAGGAATTAA
- the prfA gene encoding peptide chain release factor 1, with protein MDIMDKVQAVADRYDELSELLADPEVLADSQRYQELSKEEGEIRETVEKYREYRKVVDSIAENEELQREKLDPEMDSLVKAELADLRDQKEKLEEEIKVLMLPKDPNDDKNIIMEIHGAAGGDEASLFAADLYNMYTRYAESQGWKVQIVDENATDVGGFKEIVLMISGDKVYSKLKYENGAHRVQRVPVTESAGRVHTSTATVGVMPEAEDVDIEIDPKDIRTDVYRSSGAGGQHINKTSSAVRMTHLPTGIVVAMQDERSQQQNREKAMRILKARVYDYYQSQEEDAYNEERKNAVGTGDRSERIRTYNFPQNRVTDHRIGLTLNKLDRVMNGELNEIIEALILDDQAKKMEALRNE; from the coding sequence ATGGATATTATGGATAAGGTGCAAGCAGTTGCGGATCGCTACGATGAGTTAAGCGAATTGTTGGCTGATCCAGAAGTGCTGGCTGATTCACAACGTTATCAAGAATTATCAAAAGAAGAAGGCGAAATTCGCGAAACGGTCGAAAAGTACCGTGAATACCGTAAAGTGGTTGATTCAATCGCGGAAAACGAAGAATTACAACGTGAAAAGCTTGATCCCGAAATGGATAGTTTGGTAAAGGCGGAGTTAGCCGACTTACGTGACCAAAAAGAAAAGCTTGAAGAAGAAATCAAAGTGCTAATGTTACCTAAGGACCCTAATGATGACAAAAACATCATCATGGAAATTCACGGGGCGGCCGGCGGAGACGAAGCTAGTCTATTTGCGGCTGACTTATACAACATGTATACCCGGTATGCTGAATCACAAGGCTGGAAAGTTCAAATCGTTGACGAAAACGCCACGGACGTGGGCGGCTTCAAGGAAATTGTTTTAATGATTTCGGGTGACAAAGTTTATTCTAAATTGAAGTATGAAAACGGAGCGCACCGGGTTCAACGGGTACCAGTAACGGAATCCGCTGGGCGGGTACACACTTCCACCGCCACGGTGGGGGTAATGCCCGAAGCCGAAGACGTGGATATTGAGATCGATCCAAAGGACATTCGTACCGATGTATACCGTTCTTCGGGTGCTGGTGGACAGCATATTAATAAAACTTCTTCTGCGGTCCGGATGACCCACTTGCCAACTGGAATTGTCGTTGCAATGCAAGATGAACGTTCACAACAACAAAACCGGGAAAAAGCCATGCGGATTTTGAAGGCGCGGGTTTACGACTACTACCAATCCCAAGAAGAGGACGCCTACAATGAAGAACGAAAGAATGCCGTTGGAACGGGGGACCGTTCGGAACGGATTCGGACTTATAACTTCCCACAAAACCGGGTTACCGACCACCGCATTGGTTTGACGTTGAATAAGTTGGACCGGGTGATGAACGGGGAGCTTAATGAAATTATTGAAGCATTAATCTTAGATGATCAAGCCAAGAAGATGGAAGCTTTACGAAATGAATAA
- the prmC gene encoding peptide chain release factor N(5)-glutamine methyltransferase, producing MNNPTYFEALKWASLLIQEHHGDENAPELIMMDRMEWNRTELLVHYRQRLRPDQWQQFQKDVQRAVNGEPVQYITNKANFYGREFYVDPRVLIPRVETEELVEHILKAHPQLNQPLRVLDIGTGSGNIAITLKLERPAWQVTAVDIANEALTVAQQNAHQQEAVIDFRQGSLFDAVKGERFDIVVSNPPYIAENERDVMDQSVIEYEPDKALFAPDDGLFWYKQIGRQLPDHLTANGQLWCEFGYHQGAKLKQYFSELPGVQDVNVLQDLSGHDRILWVRGGSVI from the coding sequence ATGAATAATCCAACATATTTTGAAGCCCTGAAATGGGCTTCTTTGCTTATCCAGGAACATCACGGCGACGAGAACGCTCCCGAATTGATCATGATGGACCGGATGGAATGGAACCGCACGGAACTACTCGTGCATTACCGCCAACGACTGCGTCCCGACCAGTGGCAACAGTTTCAAAAAGACGTCCAACGGGCGGTTAACGGGGAACCCGTCCAGTACATTACTAATAAGGCCAATTTCTACGGGCGGGAGTTTTACGTGGATCCCCGGGTGCTAATCCCGCGGGTGGAAACTGAAGAACTGGTGGAACACATTTTAAAGGCGCACCCGCAATTAAACCAACCGTTGCGGGTTTTAGATATTGGGACCGGAAGCGGCAATATTGCCATTACGCTAAAGCTTGAGCGCCCAGCTTGGCAAGTTACCGCCGTAGACATTGCTAATGAAGCGTTAACGGTTGCTCAACAAAATGCACACCAACAAGAAGCGGTAATCGATTTTCGGCAAGGTTCCCTATTTGATGCGGTTAAAGGAGAACGTTTTGACATCGTGGTCAGCAATCCGCCTTACATTGCTGAAAATGAACGGGACGTGATGGATCAATCTGTGATAGAATACGAACCAGATAAGGCACTTTTTGCACCAGACGACGGCTTATTTTGGTATAAGCAAATTGGAAGGCAGCTGCCCGACCATTTAACCGCAAACGGCCAGCTATGGTGCGAATTTGGTTATCATCAAGGAGCAAAGTTGAAACAATATTTTAGTGAATTACCCGGAGTTCAGGACGTGAACGTGCTCCAAGACTTAAGCGGACACGATCGGATACTTTGGGTAAGGGGAGGATCGGTGATTTAA
- a CDS encoding L-threonylcarbamoyladenylate synthase, producing MSEIFQSEDLADAAAAIQRGELVAFPTETVYGLGADATNPSAVKKVYQAKGRPSDNPLIVHVTGPAQVAQFAEIDAQSKRLMDTFWPGPLTIILPIKPNALDPVVTGGLTTAAFRNPDTPLTLELIRQAGVPLVGPSANTSGKPSPTKPAHVMHDLDGKIAGVLDGGETKIGVESTVLDMSGKVPSVLRPGAITPEDLIPILGEVQTDHHKVGKDEVPKAPGMKYKHYAPNAQVYIVKDGQWSAVTDWVAGHSQQPVGVLATTTTFAATKLGELENADFISLGEDARTASHHLFDGLRTFDSNPQIKVIFAQAFNPSGIGAAYMNRLQKSAGNTYFDEID from the coding sequence ATGAGTGAAATATTTCAGAGTGAAGATTTAGCTGACGCAGCCGCAGCAATTCAACGCGGGGAATTGGTGGCATTTCCAACCGAAACCGTATACGGCTTAGGGGCAGACGCGACCAATCCAAGCGCGGTAAAGAAAGTTTATCAAGCAAAGGGCCGCCCGTCAGACAACCCGTTGATTGTCCACGTGACGGGACCAGCACAGGTAGCACAATTTGCCGAAATTGATGCCCAAAGCAAACGATTGATGGATACTTTTTGGCCTGGTCCCTTGACCATTATTTTACCGATCAAACCAAATGCGTTGGACCCGGTCGTGACCGGTGGCTTAACTACCGCAGCATTCCGGAATCCTGACACTCCGTTAACCCTAGAATTGATCCGACAAGCGGGAGTACCGCTCGTGGGACCTTCTGCCAACACCTCTGGGAAACCAAGTCCCACTAAGCCCGCCCACGTGATGCACGACTTAGATGGTAAAATTGCCGGTGTTTTAGATGGTGGAGAAACTAAAATTGGGGTGGAATCCACGGTGCTAGATATGTCCGGGAAAGTGCCAAGCGTTTTACGGCCGGGGGCGATAACGCCAGAAGATTTGATTCCTATTTTAGGTGAAGTCCAAACTGACCACCATAAGGTTGGAAAGGATGAGGTACCAAAGGCTCCTGGAATGAAGTATAAGCATTACGCACCTAACGCCCAAGTATACATCGTTAAGGACGGACAATGGTCGGCCGTAACGGATTGGGTGGCGGGCCATTCGCAACAACCAGTGGGCGTGCTTGCTACTACGACAACTTTTGCGGCTACTAAGTTGGGAGAACTTGAAAATGCTGACTTTATTTCACTAGGCGAGGATGCCCGGACCGCAAGCCACCATTTGTTTGACGGGCTGCGAACCTTTGATAGCAACCCGCAGATAAAGGTGATTTTTGCCCAAGCGTTTAATCCTAGCGGAATTGGGGCAGCTTACATGAATCGGTTGCAAAAATCTGCGGGGAACACTTACTTCGACGAAATTGATTAG
- the manA gene encoding mannose-6-phosphate isomerase, class I — translation MSEPLFLNPVFHEKIWGGDHLKTKFGYDIPSDHTGECWAISAHPHGPAAIANGEFKGMTLDQLWDQHREQFGNAKGDVFPLLTKILDANQDLSVQVHPDDAYAAEHEHELGKTECWYIISAEPGAELYYGHNAQTREELADWINHGKWDKLFRKVPVKAGEFYYVPSGTIHALGKGIMVLETQQSSDTTYRLYDFDRVDKTTGKKRELHLQQSIDVTNVPHHDPQLNITNEQVGDAQVTTFVQPPVSKYFSVKRVELHDGSAEFNREGLYTLVSVLEGEGTLTVDGQDYPIKKGQHFILPNPVKQWRYQGSLELIVSEPGEE, via the coding sequence ATGAGCGAACCATTATTTTTAAATCCGGTTTTCCACGAGAAAATTTGGGGTGGCGATCATCTAAAGACTAAGTTTGGGTACGATATTCCTAGTGACCACACTGGTGAATGCTGGGCAATTTCCGCTCATCCACACGGACCCGCCGCAATTGCGAACGGTGAATTTAAGGGGATGACCCTTGACCAATTGTGGGACCAACATCGCGAACAGTTTGGCAATGCCAAGGGCGATGTTTTTCCTTTATTGACTAAAATTTTAGATGCTAACCAAGACTTGTCCGTGCAGGTCCATCCTGACGATGCTTACGCTGCCGAACACGAACACGAGTTGGGCAAGACCGAATGCTGGTACATTATTTCAGCTGAACCAGGTGCTGAATTATACTACGGCCATAATGCGCAGACTCGCGAAGAACTCGCTGATTGGATAAACCATGGCAAATGGGACAAATTATTCCGCAAAGTTCCGGTTAAAGCGGGCGAATTTTACTACGTGCCTAGTGGTACCATTCACGCGTTGGGCAAGGGCATCATGGTATTAGAAACCCAACAAAGCAGCGACACCACTTACCGGTTGTACGACTTTGATCGGGTAGATAAGACGACTGGCAAGAAGCGGGAACTACACTTGCAACAGTCTATTGACGTTACAAACGTACCTCATCACGATCCCCAATTAAACATTACCAATGAACAAGTTGGGGATGCCCAAGTAACCACCTTTGTGCAACCGCCAGTATCGAAGTATTTCTCGGTTAAACGGGTCGAATTGCATGATGGTAGTGCAGAATTTAATCGGGAAGGTTTGTACACCTTAGTTTCGGTATTAGAAGGCGAAGGCACGCTTACGGTGGATGGCCAAGACTATCCAATCAAGAAGGGCCAACACTTCATTTTACCGAACCCAGTTAAACAGTGGCGTTATCAAGGTAGTCTAGAATTAATCGTTAGCGAGCCTGGCGAAGAATAG
- a CDS encoding glutamine amidotransferase translates to MKYELKVAHLYGDLLNTYGDNGNLLALNYYAKMMDTKLDIQIVSLDDQFIAKDWDIVFFGGGQDYEQTIVSRDLQNKKAELTSYIEDGGPLLAICGGYQLLGHYYVGANGEKISGIGALDHYTLSQDDNRFIGDIVIKNQETGETYHGFENHNGKTYLGKDERPLGKVVTGNGNNGEDESEGVIYKNVYGSYFHGPILTRNGNLAKRILLTALHRRYPDADLSAQEALKIEPTF, encoded by the coding sequence ATGAAGTACGAACTAAAAGTCGCCCATTTATACGGTGACCTGCTTAACACCTACGGGGATAACGGCAATTTATTAGCCCTTAACTACTACGCTAAAATGATGGACACCAAGTTGGACATCCAAATCGTCAGCCTTGACGACCAATTTATCGCTAAGGATTGGGACATCGTTTTCTTTGGTGGTGGTCAAGATTACGAGCAAACGATCGTGTCACGCGATTTACAAAATAAAAAGGCGGAGCTGACCAGCTATATTGAAGATGGCGGCCCCCTCTTAGCAATTTGTGGTGGTTACCAACTCCTAGGCCACTATTACGTGGGCGCAAATGGGGAAAAAATTAGTGGAATTGGCGCCCTAGACCACTATACGCTGAGCCAAGACGATAACCGGTTTATTGGCGACATCGTAATTAAAAACCAGGAAACGGGCGAAACTTACCACGGTTTTGAAAACCACAACGGTAAAACTTACCTAGGTAAGGACGAACGCCCTCTAGGAAAAGTAGTCACCGGAAACGGAAATAACGGCGAAGACGAGTCGGAAGGCGTTATCTACAAAAATGTTTACGGTTCGTATTTCCACGGCCCGATTCTCACCAGAAACGGGAACCTCGCCAAACGGATTTTACTAACGGCGTTACACCGGCGTTACCCTGATGCAGATTTAAGCGCCCAGGAAGCATTAAAAATCGAACCAACCTTTTAA
- a CDS encoding Mur ligase family protein — MSFRSSIAKMAGKSSYWFLHTFRSGGSSLPGKITTKIDPTILKDLGRNYDVIVITGTNGKTLTTALTVKVLRQKYDHVLTNPTGSNMEQGIVTTFLTDHRSKNGKNIAVLEVDEANVIKVTQYIKPIAFVFTNIFRDQMDRYGEIYTTYQKILDGVKLAPEATIIANGDMPIFNSVDLPNPILYYGFNNQADGEMKADPNTDGVVCPRCEHIIHYKFISYSNQGKYYCPNCGWHRPELNYQLTQITKLTPNYSKFFIDASNFTLHIGGLYNVYNALAAYSVGKFMGVPTSQIQKALNDPDERVFGRQEQINVDGKELTIVLVKNPVGLNQVIDMVGTETEPFSFVGLLNANYADGIDTSWIWDGNFEKLAQMNIQQYITGGERYKDITFRLKVAGVTDDQLWTYDNLPDAIANIKRLPTTRVYVFATYTAMLQLRKQLISDGYIKEGV; from the coding sequence ATGTCATTTAGAAGTTCAATTGCCAAAATGGCGGGAAAATCATCATATTGGTTTTTGCATACATTTCGTTCCGGAGGTAGTTCACTCCCTGGTAAAATCACTACCAAAATTGATCCGACAATTTTGAAAGATCTGGGTCGTAACTACGACGTAATCGTCATTACGGGAACTAACGGAAAAACCTTGACGACCGCACTCACGGTAAAGGTTTTGCGTCAAAAATACGACCACGTTTTAACCAACCCCACGGGTTCAAATATGGAGCAAGGAATCGTCACCACGTTCTTAACCGACCACCGCTCCAAGAATGGGAAAAATATTGCCGTTTTAGAAGTTGATGAAGCAAACGTGATTAAGGTTACCCAATATATTAAACCAATCGCCTTTGTGTTTACCAATATCTTCCGGGATCAAATGGACCGCTACGGCGAAATTTACACTACTTACCAAAAAATCTTAGACGGAGTTAAATTGGCTCCGGAAGCCACCATCATCGCAAATGGTGACATGCCAATCTTTAATTCGGTCGACTTGCCTAACCCGATTTTATATTACGGTTTTAATAACCAAGCCGACGGCGAAATGAAAGCTGATCCGAACACGGACGGGGTGGTTTGCCCACGGTGTGAACATATTATTCACTACAAATTTATCAGTTATAGCAATCAAGGTAAGTACTACTGCCCTAATTGCGGTTGGCACCGTCCAGAGCTCAATTACCAACTAACACAAATTACGAAGTTGACGCCTAACTATTCTAAGTTTTTCATCGACGCATCCAACTTTACCCTGCACATCGGCGGATTGTACAACGTCTACAACGCCCTTGCGGCATACTCCGTGGGGAAATTTATGGGCGTGCCCACCTCGCAAATTCAAAAGGCACTTAACGATCCTGACGAACGGGTCTTCGGTCGTCAAGAGCAAATCAACGTGGATGGCAAAGAATTAACCATTGTGCTAGTGAAGAACCCGGTAGGTTTAAACCAGGTCATTGACATGGTGGGTACCGAAACCGAACCATTTTCCTTCGTGGGTCTTTTAAACGCCAACTATGCTGACGGAATTGATACTAGTTGGATTTGGGATGGTAATTTCGAAAAATTAGCACAAATGAACATTCAACAATACATCACCGGTGGCGAGCGGTACAAAGACATCACCTTCCGCTTGAAGGTGGCCGGCGTCACTGATGACCAGCTTTGGACTTACGATAACCTGCCCGATGCAATTGCAAATATTAAACGTCTCCCTACAACCCGGGTTTACGTTTTTGCAACCTACACGGCCATGTTACAACTTCGTAAGCAACTAATTAGCGACGGATATATTAAGGAGGGGGTTTAG